A stretch of DNA from Cannabis sativa cultivar Pink pepper isolate KNU-18-1 chromosome X, ASM2916894v1, whole genome shotgun sequence:
aagcatgcaagcttatgagttatcgggttgtggaacaaatggaaagagtaaaacttttataacaatgtttcatacttgagtagattgttgcagttgtacatagtgttattaattgagcatccgagttaattgttagagttagtaagaacaaaattctagtttatgcaaggaaggaaacagagcatgagtcagcagtgtagtgattatctgatagagtagttagttttttttatcttactcgggggcgagtaagaatctagtttgggggaatttgttaggttataattaacctatatttcgggtctttaaagttagcattatctcgtctattggtgtcttttggagcagttttacgcttgattttcattatttcaggttcccggggtgttaaagttcgaattcagtcaaatggcgaaaaactgggacaaacttggaaaaattggaaaatttggctcctgaagcatcagtagtcgcgacctctgatgagcctggtcgcgaccctttttcctggtcgcgacccaggtcgcgacttcgtaagataggcagaaactcggtttttcgagttttgctcGTAGTCGCGACCGgacttaaatgctagtcgcgactatgtacggaaatcgcagatttgacctaattttgatttttcactcaattggaggctcaccactcatccctatataaggaatacgacattgaaggtcagatctaagcaaaaacagacctaatagtggaggcaaagtggagaggaagctatcttgaagacccggagcgataccaccttctagtttctttcttttaccctttttattcttcgttatgtttgtttttatttctgaattaatcatggatgtttttagagttattatgaactaaatttcccaataagggaggatgatgaatgttgtttaagtttatgcctagttaataaataattgccattccttcatcttatgtgtgaatactatctttgtttgtgtttaatttcatgtgcaagcttgatcaccttttacatgctctatgatcctaattcgaaatctgaaaagtgagaattaggaatgctaaaatttggatagtctaggttttgatgtaaaacgaaagtatttacatagcctagtgactaatagattattgcttaatgctgattttgtgttgatctaattaagaagttaattagagaacatattatttagaacctaaaagatctgaaaagagttaggttaatttataatctgtctttcacattgagataaggatagcaattaggcattaacataggtaacttatcaacaggattcacctccctattctctcatcttgattaatcttcgtttattttctctttaatttctgatttatttacttttaaaattgcaacttattattttaccaaatagaatcataattataatttagtagtactcaatccaattccctgtggttcgacctcacttgcgtgagatactacttgatacgtacacttgcgtaataaacagaattttcgtaacaaccggttaggccatcccggttcaattatgatgcgtagaataatagagaactcacatggtcatccattgaagaaccaaaagattcttttatccagtgagttctcatgtgctgcttgttctcaaggaaagttaatcattaagccctcaccggtaaaggttggaattgaatcccctggatttcttgaacgaattcagggcgacatatgtgggcctatttgcccaccatgtggaccattcagatattttatggtattgatagatgcatcaactagatggtcacatgtttgcttattatctactcgtaatgtagcatttgcaagattgcttgctcaaataatccgattacgagcacaattcccagactatgcaatcaagacaatccgccttgataatgctggtgaatttacatcacaggcttttaatgattattgtatGTCAATAGGGATAAATGTTGAACATCCTGTTGCTCATGTACATACACAAAATGGTCTAGCAGAATCATTTATTAAGCGCCTCCAATTAATTGCAAGACCATTACTTAtgagaacaaaactcccaattatagcttggggacatgctattttacatgctgcggcacttgtacgcattaggccaacatcatatcacaaattCTCCCCACTACAATTGGCTTTTGGTCAGGAGCCAAATATTTCCCATCTAAGAATCTTTGGTTGTACAGTATATGTTCTGATTGCTCCACCACAACGATCAAAGATGGGTCCTCAAAGGAGGTTGAGAATATATGTTGGGTATGAATCTCCATCTATCATTAAATATCTCAAACCCACAACTGGAGATATATTTACAGCATGTTTTGCTGATTGTCATTTTGATGAGACAAGTTTTCCAGCTTTAGGGGGAGGGGAAAAGAAACagctggaaaaaaaaattatatggaatgcacaatcattatctcaatttgatcctcgtacaaatcaatgtgaacttgaagttcaaagaataattcatttgcaaatattgcaaatcaattaccaaatgcattcactgacccaaagaaaattacaaaatcacatattccagctgaaaatgctccaattcgaattgaagtcccagaaggacaattaattaatgattctaaagcacgtttgaaacgtggtagaccagtcggttccaaagataaaaatcctcgaaaaagaaagggagcAAATAATCAAGATGGCCCTAATGAAGAGGCTGAAAATTTCGAGGAAGATGTTGACATAAACAAATCTCTTGAAGAGATTCAGGTACCTGAAAATATTagcaataatgagatctcaataaattatgtcaatacaAGAAAAGAATGGAACCGACTCGAAGTAATTGTCGACAATATTTTTGCTTATAATGTAGCGCTAGAAATTAGGAATGAAAACGAGGATcttgaacctaaatctatcaaagaatgtcaaaatagaaaagattggccaaaatggaaagaagcaattcaagcagaattgaattcacttgctaaacgcaaagtatttggacctatagtccaaacacctgaaggtgtgaaacccgttggatacaaatgggtatgtttacgtaaaagaaatgagaaaaatgaagttgtgagatacaaagcaagacttgtagctcaaggtttttctcaaaggccaggtattgattatgaggagacatattctcctgtggtggatgcaataacatTAAGATATTTGGTTAGCTTGGCTGTGAGTGAAAAACTCGATATGCGATTAATGGATGTAGTCACAGCTTATTTATATGGATCACTAGATAGTGATATTTACATGAAGATCCCTGAAGGATTTAAGATGCCTGATGCATATAATTCAAGCAATCGAGAAAtgtgctcaattaaattacaaagatcattgtatggattaaaacaatcaggacgcatgtggtacaatcgacttagtaaatatttattaaaagaaggatataaaaatgatcctatttgcccatgtgttttcataaaaagttcaagtcctgagtttgttatcattgctgtatatgttgatgatttgaatattattggaactCCTGAAAAACTTTCGAAAATTTGTGGAATATCTAAAGAAAgagttcgaaatgaaagatttaggaaaaacaaaattttgtctTGGTCTACAAATTGAGCATTTAAAATGTGGAATTTTCATTCATCAGTCAACTTATACTGAAAAGATTTTGAGACGGTTTTATATGGATAAATCACACCCATTGAGTAGCCCAATGGTAGTTAGGTCACTTGATGTAGAAAAAGATCCTTTTCGACCTAGAGAAGAACATGAAGAGCTCCTTGGTCCAGAAGTACCATATCTTAGTGCAATAGGAGCATTGATGTATCTTGCTAATTGTACAAGACCTGATATAGTTTTCTCTGTCAATTTATTAGCAAGATTTAGTTCTGCTCCAACATATAGACATTGGAAAGGGATTAAGCACATACTCCGCTATCTCCAGGGTACTATTGATAAAGGATTATTCTATTCTAATAATTGTGGGTCACAACTTATTGGCTACGCAGATGCGGGATATTTATCGATCCACATAAAGCCGGATCTCAAACTGGCTATTTGTTCACTTGCGGTGACACTGCTATATCCTGGCGATCAACAAAGCAAACTCTGGTGGCTACTTCCTCAAATCATGCTGAGATACTTGCAATTCACGAGGCAAGTCGAGAATGTGTTTGGTTAAGATCAATGACACAACATATTCGAGGAACATGTGGATTAACATCTAATAAAGAAGTACCAAcaattctctatgaagataatgctgcttgcatcgctcaacttaaaggagggtacattaaaggagacagaactaaacatatttcaccaaaattcttctttacacacaatcttcaagaaaatggtgatatcgatgttcaacaaattcgatcaagcgataatcttgcagacttattcacgaagtcattaccaacatcaacttttgagaagatggttcacaagattggaatgcgtcgattaaaggatctccacgaatgccaaaatgagggggagtaatttcatactgcactcttttttccttgaccgagttttgtcccactgggttttctcggcgaggtttttaatgaggcagttattatggacatccaagggggagtgttataaatagtattaattatgtggatgtccaaatcttttatttatttccattaatgtaatcaacattccctttttcttagtttccctttctcttagtttcttaatatttgactcttgtatgtgtataaataggagatcacctattggaataaatcactcagaaaattctcatctcttctctattttctttctctaaattataatattacataatactaatattttataactagttataaatatttgtttgtattaatatataatgtatattattaattttataataaatttattttatgaatacaTATCCATACAAAGGATTAAGGTAATTAATCCCTTCATTATAGTAGTATAATTGTTGGAGTTGCCAACAAAAATAAgccttatttaataataaaatttaacagAGACAAATCTTAATTTCACTCATCATGGAAACATCAATTGTAAATAGTGAAATAATCAATTCGAAAAGTAAAAACAACAACAGTAATGATAGGCACtaatttgaattaaaatattaatttcttaaaagaaaaaatattgagCATACTTTAGAAATTCACTGGGTGATGGGTTGCCTCATCATATCACACCATCTACCTAATAACCCAACATTCCTCCAAACCAAACcattcattaaaaaataaattcaaaaaaaaaagtgaatcaGACTTATAAAGACTCATCACAAGAGATGAGAAACGAGAGAGGAATGTGTTTACATATTACACAGATTATAAACTGAAGCAACTGCCCATTTAAGAGATTTTTACTATTCTTTAatatacatgaaaaaaaaaatggagaaaaGGGAAcatttttgttatatatatcttgCAAACAACGGGTCTTTTGCACTTTTAGTAAGCCATTTTTAGTTTGGTGAGTACCTCCACTCTAATATAAAGAAGAAAGAAATCGATAAACAAATTAGTAACAAAATTACAGATATTTTGTtgataataaataaaactaattctaTAAATGTTATTATGACTGCATATAGATGAAAGCACATGTAACTACAAAAGAAACACAACACTGCAGAACCACAGAGAACgatgaaaaaaaaagattattatcCACAAACTAACCCAATATcaagaatttttgaaaatgaaatTTGGAATCGATATCAAACTATACTCACAAGTCACGACTACTCAGTGAAATTGAAATTGTTAGGTGTAGGTTAGGTTATATGTATATTGTTGCCACTATTCTAAAAGGGTGCAATACTCAAATGGAGACCTTTTTGATCtgttagttttttaatttttgttgttgttttgtcgTTAAAACTAACAGAATGAACAACAAAATCTGTTAAACCATACGAATTACTGTTTAAACCATATGAATAGGCGCTTATTGTGAATGGTTGTGTGGGAGGATGCAACTGTTAAAATATGCTATTAGTAATTTAATTTCggttaaaattaactttttatTAGGAAATATTCTGTCAAAAAATATAACAATCTGTTAAATGCACAACAAAAATGGTTAGATAGGCATTTATATAATAGGTAAgatttttttgttacttttatgttgttttcgtgttgtttttatagaaaaccgtaaaaatgtaaaaaaaaaaaaatctgtaaacgtaaaaatgtaattttgttACAAAAAATGGTATTCATGTAATTATCCCTACTTAGAATGCATATACATATAGACATTAAAGACCCAAGTTTTTTGCCATAAAATTCAATTAATTTGACACAAACAAATGCAATTTGAAGAAGAATAACACCAAAACAATAGGAAAAAACCAATCCACGTGCACTTTCTCATTTTgctttgaaattaataattgtcTTTTAATGTCTCACATTGAGAATTGTTAAGAGACAATACTGCCTAGCACTTTCCTCAGTATCATACCCTTATAATAGCACGTTTATTACACAGTATTCAAAATTAGAATAAACTAATGGAGAAATGTAATAGAATAAATGAAGAATTATTAGaattaatatttgtaatatactgttttttaaaaatagaatgatagtgatttattttgtttattttatcagAAAAAATAATCAGAATacttaaattgactaaattacTCTTTTCGgttaaactatattataaagtagttattttgtaagacatattttaaaaaataaaattatcactacaaatttaatattaaaaaataaaataaaaataaaaataatcttaCCCTTAATgacttcttttaaaaaaattggtagaaaaaattcttttttttttcttccttatttaatcaagttatccctttcttaaatttaataaatataaggaAATAACTTCATTATCATTGATTTTCATTACTTATTACTAAACATATTATTAAGTATCGagtctcatataacttaaaaaaaataacttttagaattcgtttggtacgccgtattaTACCGTATTGTATTTTAtagtattaaattaaattgtatttcatacaatatatttatataaaactatatgttgtattaacttttatggacacctagatatataatattttagtataaattaaagtttaacataattatataaaaatatgatatataatttaatttaatataatacaatacggcCTAATACGACTAACCAAACAAATCCTTAGAGAACATCGCTAACTAATCGTGAAACGTCACTTATAGAATGTGCTAAACACTCCTGGTGCCTAATAACAATTCTTTTAGCATATATACATGTATGCATCTTTTGCTGTCATATTCACATCACATGCATGTGCacctgtatatatataaatatacaatcATATAATAAACTTAATCCTAAAAACCAAAGCGTGCATGTGAGACCATGATATGAAACTTTCACATCACTACATTTGAAAAAGGGACAAAAAGTTGAATTGAATTGAGTTTTACAAAAGATCTTTACATTGATGAATTTCATCATATCTCAACAAAAATGCCTAAAAAACACTATCTACTTTTCTACTTTCCTACATCATTTCAGTTACCGAGCAATCATTGCTGCCGCCTGTTGTGAAGAAAAAGAATGAATGTTCTTCGAAATGGAAGCTAAAAAGATCAAACCCCACATAGCCAAATCGAGAAATTTGAGGTAAGTTTTGTAGTGTAATGACTATACAAAACTCGATCGACAAGGTTTTAGATTACGAAAACCTACTTCAAGGGCGCTCCTTTATTTCGCCTAGTCTGCAAGATCGATCGAATTTCATGTATGAGAATCGAAAAGAGAGATTGAAGTTAGAAGAAAATAATGCAGAAGGATATAGATTGATTGATTATACCTTTGACATTTTTTGGTTCTGTATATGAGCATAACACTCATCAGAACAGGAACCATTGCTGAACACAAATGCTCCAACGAGTGTCCACTGATGAAATAATGATTGGAATTGTATATTTTCTTGTCTGCTATGGCTTCGAATTTCGAGAAAAGGTAAACACCTGCATGCAGCCATGGAATGAACATAATGAGCTCGGTAGAGAGTCCCATATTAATAATGTACGGACACTTAGGATGCATGAGTTACTTTTCTCATTGCCAATTAGTTTCGAGATAAAACCCCGTACATGTTACCATACACTCACCTTCATCTTACTTTCTAAACCTCATTTCCGCCACACTACTATACTCTTAAGAGCCTGGATTAGGTGGACCCTAAGCACAAACCTAACCCGCCTATTTAGATCATTATTGTATTAAGAGTTGTGTTCGGGAGGAAATACAATAGTATATATGGGATACTATACGTACTGAGTAAAACTCTTTGCATCAAAGGAGCCTAAAGGTCTCCCATCATTTGTAACTAGCTTTTCTCATACATTCAATATACGATTCCTACGGTTTAAATGTGTTCTTGAATTTAGAGTTCTTGGTTCTTATCAGAAACTAGGCTCCCCTTCATCCCCACCTAAACACGACTCGCACACTATAGCTTTTTAGTAAGCCTAGATGCAAAATTGAGCTATGCAAAAACAGATGAATGCTATGTAGATGCCAAGAAAAGACTTGTAACAACTAAACCACATGACCATTTAAGCTACCCGAATACAGATATCTTTAGCCCGGAAGGAATAAAAGTAAAGGATTCGAATCATGCTCTTCCGAATATCCTTCTCACTTAACCAGTCAGTGGAAACCAATTCAAATGAAAATGCCAACGAAAAACCCCGATGTTATAACTCACATGAAAAATTCGGTTGACCAAAATAAATCAGTTGTAAGAAATAATCTAATGAATATCTTGACAAGACTAAATAAAAAGATGGATGTACCTGTTGCCCAAAACCAATATCTTGAATGAGTATATTTCGGTCTATACACAAATGCCATAGCTGGAATTGCTATAGACGGAATCAACTGGAACATCATGCACAACCTAAGATCATTATACAATCTGCAACCAACTACCAAACCATATTAACAATATATCGTAAAAACAACACAAGAATATAAGAGAGGCATTCGAACATAGTAAAAAAACTAACCTTTCATGAGCGGTACTTAGGAAAGCAGCGAGAATGAGAGCAAACAGAAAAGTCAAGCCGATCTTTTCACCCACTCTTTCTATTAGGCAAGTAGAAAAAAGTGAGGAATATGCCATCATCATCTGCGTTTTCCCAACTTATTACAACGATTTCTATACAAACATCAAAGCaagaaagcaaaaaaaaaaacacataaaacaaCAGGGCAACATTGTGTTAGTTCCTAATAAATCCTAACTAACCTTGTTAGTTATATCTGTTATTTTCATAACAGTTAACTAACTTAACTGTGTTACTTCTCGGTGCTAAAATACACAGCTTATAAATAACCTTCTTCAAAAGGGTTTTGGGGTTCAAAAGGGTTTTGTATTGAACTGCATATGTAGATGAATGTGTAAGCTCGGGTGAGTGTGTAAGAAAGAGAGGAACACTTCAGAGATTTTCGAGAGAAGATCCAACTCTCGAATGTTGTGTACTTGTATTGATGCTCAATTAATAAAGATACAGAGATAGTGTTCCGAAACTGGAGTAGAGATCACATTGATCCCTTAAAGGTAAGGAAAACGCAGGAAAACAAGAAACTTGATTCAACAAAAAAACTTCATATCGAACAAGATTTTTTTATGGCCTAACCGGAAATTTAGACTCAGTGATTCTCCTTATGCCTTCCAAACGATCTGTTATATAAATGGCCAAATAACAATAGTATGCCCAATTATTGTAGGTTTGATGATAGACACTCGGCATTAATTTTCTTATCTTTCTATTCCTTTCCCCACCAAAATCCAACTTCTAAACATAATCTAAGTGTTTGATTTGTGTTCATATTAACTCTGTTTTGATTTCGTTGTTGAGGTTCTTTGATCACCTTTGTTACTTAGAGATTTACAGTACAATGGATTCCTAAAGAGATTTTTGAAAAGACAATTTAAAAGAGAAGTTTATAAGGCCTAATTCAGCCTAACAAAACCGACCCGTTAAGGTAGAATTGCCTTCACCTTATTAATGGACCGAGTATATATCACAAGCAAAAAGATTATACatttttcttgaattgtttcatcCAAAGTCACGATATGTGAATGGATTAGAGTGTCATTAGAGATAATTAGACAATTTAACATGTTTGTCTCACCATATAATTACACTGCAACGATGTAATTAAGAagttccaattacactctccaattctctTGCCCCAAAATAAAATTGAGTGTAATTACAATGTCAATATAGtataattacacagttacttccgATATTCAAACTTTGATCAGCAAAAATTGaatgaaacaacaacaacaacaacaaaatgtgATATGATTAATTATTACTAACCGGTAAAGTATCCCAAATGACTCTATCATCACAAGGCTTCAAATGATAATAAGCAGACCCAAAAGCCACACCTGTAATTCCAGCATAGAACAAAGCCCAACCCCAAACTTCACCtctcaaactaaaaaaaaaaaacacaattagTCACAAGAATCCAATCACATTATCAAAACtcaaaactgaaaagaaatccaaacaaacaaacaaacaaaccttATATTAAAAAACTCTCCTTTAACACACAACACAAAACCCAAAACACCAACAACCAAAAATGGGAAATTTGTAACCACATTCAACGTGCTTGGTACTCCTGAAACAAAACCCATATACCAAAAATCAACtcttttaatcaaaaatcaaaaagaaaaaggtaaAGTTTTTCGAAAAAGGGTTTACCAAGAAAATTTCTCATGTCAGCAAAAAGATGGTGTTTTGGAGAGTGAGAAATCTTGGGAGTAACCCACATGAAGATTAGCCATAAGAGTGAAGTTCCTGCCCAGATACGAGCTTTACTCCATAGCTGATTATGATTCTGATGATGGTGATTCATAAGCCATACCatctctgtctctctctctgTGTCTCTGTGTCTGTAAAGTTTGAAtcctttttcttctattttgtaaagaaatgattttttttaaagaagtaAAGAAATGATTTGAGACGGttcttttatggtatttgagGTTGTTACACGTAGCGGAGGGATTACTGAATGGGACAGTCGAGGTTGTCGTATCATGATTTGGTGATACGAAggccaaaacataaaaacatcaattgaaacaaaaagaaaaaatcattCATTTATTAGTAGATGGAATAAagacaaaattaaatattttgtaaagttATTTGTgatataaatagttaattaagtttaatttttaattataaataaataatttaatttaattttttgcggtagtaatatttaaattataattttaaaacttctataaatagtattaagtgttaagtaaattaTCACGTGTAATTTTTAATTGGtcaaagtcattaaatttttattatttttttatttttttaaaatataccaataagaaaataacGCGTAGATAATGATTTAACATTTAATATTCAAGTACATACGAAGTTCTAGAGATATcgcttaagtattattact
This window harbors:
- the LOC115707031 gene encoding uncharacterized protein LOC115707031; the protein is MVWLMNHHHQNHNQLWSKARIWAGTSLLWLIFMWVTPKISHSPKHHLFADMRNFLGVPSTLNVVTNFPFLVVGVLGFVLCVKGEFFNISLRGEVWGWALFYAGITGVAFGSAYYHLKPCDDRVIWDTLPMMMAYSSLFSTCLIERVGEKIGLTFLFALILAAFLSTAHERLYNDLRLCMMFQLIPSIAIPAMAFVYRPKYTHSRYWFWATGVYLFSKFEAIADKKIYNSNHYFISGHSLEHLCSAMVPVLMSVMLIYRTKKCQRLGEIKERP